GATCGAGATCTGGTGGATCAACGAGATAGAGATCGGAGAGACCGAAGTTCTTCATCGCTCTAGCGATGGTACCGACGTTGCCGGGAGTCTGTGCGTCGACAATGGCGACCGAGATCATACCTCAAGATCGTCGAAATCGAGATCCAGTGCTTCGCGCTCTTCCTCACTCAACGATGCAAGCTCCTCTTCGAGCGACTGCAGCTCCTCATCAGGTTCCGGGTCCGGAACCGAGTCGGGATCGGTATCGACGTGCTCGATCCCACCGTAGCCTTCGGGCGCACGCCCACCGTCTGCAAACCACTGGTGGAATGCGTTCGAAAACAACCGATCACCGACGAGTTCGCGTCCATCCTCTTCTCGAAACCAGTAGAGAAAGTCCACTTCGTGTCTGTTACAGAGGACGGTCTCTCGGAGTGGTTCGCCGTAGACGACGGCGGCCGACCGACAGCGCTCTTTTTCTTCTTCACCGTGGATTAACCAGCAGGCATCACACGGATCGTTGACAACATCCATCAAGCGAGAGATTCGATCTCGCGTATCGGGAGACATATCGGAAAGAGCCCTGAAATCCCCCTCCTCGTTGAACACCTCCTCTTCGTCGAACCGCCACCCGCGGAGTCCGATACTAACTTTCGTCATGAGATCGGGTAGCCGGTGGGAGGTGAAAAGCAGCGTGCTTAGCACTCACTCTCCAAAGACTACCGATTGCTATTCGAAGGCGGAATCGTCGATAGACGAAAGATCGGTTGCTTCGTCGAACGATTGATACTGCTTGCGCCACTCGTATCGTACATGGCAACAATCGTTCCGCCGCGTGAACGCGTTTGTGAACGCTGTGGTCGGGGAGACATTTGGGATGAGGAATCCGAAAATTGGGTCGTTGCTGACGATCCCGGTGACCCATTCTGTCTCCACGATTGGGACATCAACGGTACATACAACCCGGTTGATGAGTAGTGACTGGCAATGCCGACTGCCTACATCACCGCACCGCCCGACAGCGCGACTGATCTCGCTCGGATGCTCGTCGACAAGCGACTCGCAGCCTGCGTGAATCGCATTGACTGTCAATCGATCTACCGCTGGGAAGGCGAAATAGCCAACGAAGAAGAAGTAATTCTGTTAGCGAAGACAACAGACGAACGCTACGACGATCTCGTCGAACAGGTCACTAAGGCTCATCCGCACGACGTTCCCTGTATCGAGCGCTTCGATGACGTTCCGATCGAGTCGTTCGCCGCATGGCGTGATGCGTCCGTAGCGTAATAGAGTTCAGCAGACTCTAGTCTGATGTAATACATATGACCCGAGTTACACTCGATTGGTACGCCGATATTGGGCTTCTGAGTCAGTTTCCTCCTTGATGATTGGTCTATTTGAGAACGACCGCGACAGTTATTACTGTTGGCAAAGGATTCCATTCCATGTGCGTACGGTACTATGAGAACCAACATTCAATGTGGGGGTTCGAATGGTCAATCTGCTCCAACGGGAACTGATTGGCCAGTTTGTCGGTAGCGACTTTGATCCCTGCTCTGCCACCTGTAGTTTCCACGATGGCACGTGCACGCTTGAAGCCGGAGATACGCTTCAGATAGAAATCGAGCGCATGTGTGGTGAGTGGGTACCGTTGTTTCATCGTTGTGCAGACCACGCTGTCGAAGCGTTTCCGGAGGAACACAGTGTCCACGGTGTCGATCAGGCACTCATCGATACGACGCTTGCTCCAACTGGCGCGCATCTACCCGAGACGAACGAGTACGCGCCTGATGCGCTCACGATCGCTGATATCGAAGTTGTCGATCACTCGCCTCCGACGGAGGGCCGCCGGCCGACCGATCAGGACTGACAGACCGACGCGAACACGTCTTCGTGAAGCGTGTTCGAAACGTGTTCCATTAGCGTCCGTAGGTTTACCGTGTCATCACGGTTGTACGAAACGAGCGTCGAGAGCGCGTCCTCGTCTCCGCTTTCGTACTGTCGCCAGAGCCTGACAGCGTCACGGCCAGTAATGTCGGGTTGATCGCGTCCGATTCCGATGTCCTGTTCGATCTGTTTCAGTCCACCGGATAGTCCAAGCTGGCGGCACGGATACATGAGATCAATGTGTGGTGCGTCGATGCTGATGTCGAAGGCAGTTTCGAGAAACGGTACATCGAACCGCTTGCCGTTGAACGTGACGAGCAACGGGGCAGTGCTGATGGTTTCTTGGATAACATCGCTCGTCAACGGTTCGCCAACGCCGGGTGCAGCATCGTTGACGAACGTCCGTGTTTCACCGCTCTGGTGGATGCTGACTGTCGTTACCTTGTTGTTCGTTTGGCTCAGGCCAGTAGTTTCGATATCGAAAAAGCAGGCGTCGTCGTGAAAGTTCTCGTAGAGTCGCCACTGATGACTGCTTGGAAAGATATCATCGAAAAACCGACTGTCGCCCGCGTCGAGACGCGTTCGTGCGGTGTCGATGAACGATGCGATTCGTTCACTGGTTGTTTCACCGACGATTCCTCGCTCAAACTCATTCCAGTGCGTAATACCGTTTCGCCAGAGCTTCTGTTCTGTCGTTTCACCGACGCCCTCGACTGGAATGAAACTGTTCTCGATGCGCATGAGTTGTAATGGGATGGCGCTCTCACCTAAACGCTCCGACGACAGGTCGGTCGCGCCCTCTGTTTATGACCGTTACGTTCACATTCGAAATCAAAAACAGATTCACGTGAGCAGAGTGTGATCGAAGAGTGATCACTGCGCGAGCTCCGCGATTGGTGCGACCCGGATCAGCCGTGCAACTTCCTCTGGGAGACTCTGTCGTCCCTGTCCACCCTCGACAGTTATCATACCAAAGGGTGCAATTTCGATCACTTCGAGTTCACCGCCGGGAGTGACGCCCGATTCGGAAAGATACCGTAGTTCCTCGTCGGTCCGGTGGCGCACTCGTTTTACGATGACGTGATCTCCGACCTCGCATTCGATGAGCCGATGGCCAGGATCGTCTTGTGGTGGCGAAAGATCAGATGCGGGGATCGGATCACCGTGTGGATCGACACGCGGATCGCCGAGTAGTTCGGCGATCCGCTCCTCGAACCGCTCGCTGATGTAGTGTTCGAGGCGGTCGGCCTCGTCGTGTACGTCGGTCCAGTCGTAGTCGAGTTCGCTCGCCAGATACGCCTCGATCAAGCGGTGATGTCTGAGCACCTCGATAGCAACGGTCTCGCCTTCTGGGGTCAGCTCTACCCCTTTGTATTTCTCCCGTTCGAGCAGTCCACGCTCTTCGAGCGTATCGATCATACTCGTGACCGTGGGTGACGTGACATCCATCCGTTCGGCAATTGCGGACGTCGCGACCCGCTCGCCAGACTCCTGTTGGAGCACATAGATGGTTTTGAGATAATCCTCCATCACGTCACTGAGCATAGTCATACGAGGTGACGACCGAATAAAAACCGTTCCATCCAGATAGACAGCTACACGACAGCTCGGGCATCACGACACATCTGCAGAGCACAAGACAGTGGCGCGTGCGTATCACAAACACAAAGCAGACAGTGACAGAGAAATTGAAATAAAATTGAAAGATGTGCTCAATGAGCAGATTAGTCGTTCATCGGGGATTCAGTTCGCGATGGTTGTTGATCGGCTCCGAACTCGATATCCTCGGTGAAACGGTCGAGGAAGAAGACGAGGGTGACACCGATGACGCCAGCAGCGACAATGATTCCGATAACTCCCGGTGTCAGCTCCGAGACTTCGCTGTTGATGGTGATCACCGGAGCGCGGAGTGAGCCGAGCATCAGGCTCACGAGGAACGTAAGAGTTGCCTGCCGATAGTTCGAGAGCGCGTATCTGATGATGTGAGTGATCGTGAACAGGCCGAGGAATGCACCGATAACGAACGCGACAATCGGGATTGCGGTGGCAACGAGCGCGCTCGAGTCACCACCAGTCACAACAGCGAGGAGCTGCGAGATGAACTGTCCTGGGAGCGCGCTCATATACTCATACTGACCGAACATGTAGAGGATGAACGCTCCCGAAATTCCTGGGAGCACCATTGCACAGATCGCGATCGCACCACTCCCAAAGAGGAGCAGCGGTGAATGAGTGCCCGAACTGCCACTGGTGAACCCTGTCAGGAGAAACGCTAATGCGAAACCGACCAGCGCAGCAGCAGCACGAGGCACCGAATCGATCGACACGTATCGATAGAGTACGACTGCAGCAGCCGCGATCAATCCGAAGAAAAACGACGATGTCAGCACCGGATGGCCCTTGATAGCCTCATGCATTATTCCAGACATGACGACGACAGCCGTCACAATTCCCATCCCGAGCGCGATGAGAAACGGAACGTCCATCTCAACGAGATCATCGTACAGTGAAGCACGACCGTCTGAAGTGTGCAAATATGGGACGTGTTCGAGCACGCGCGGATCGATCCCCGCAATCGCGTCGATCAACCGTTCGTAGATCCCTGCGATGAGTGCGATCGTTCCACCAGAGACGCCAGGAACCGTGTCTGCTGCCCCCATGCACACACCCTTAAGATAGATGACGAACCATTCACGAGGACCAGTACCACTCATCTCAAACCACCGTTGCCCGCTGTTCGAGCGCGTTGTTTGCCAGCTGAGTCTGGACCAGTGCTGTGTTCCCGATGCTGTCGGTGTTCATCGCGCTTTCACCCAACTTCCCTTCGAGTTTCGCTTCACTCGTCTCGTTTGTCGTCCCGTCGTTAGTATCGTTGTTGGTGTCGCTGTCGTTTGAGCCAACCGTCACACGAACGGTTGAGTTGTCTTCACCGATGACTTGCGCCTCGGTTACTTCGGCCTCCGTGGTTGTACCATTCTCCGTCGTGTTGTTCGCTGTCGTGTTGTTCGCTGTTCCGGTAGCGTTGTCGTTTGTCGTGAACGTGTACGGTCCTGTTGCGCGGACACTCACGTTTGTGTGTCCGTTTTCAGGACTCCACTTGTCGTAGCCGGTTGTCGAATAGGGGAGCGTCATCGCGAACTGCCCTTGCGCATCTGTCTGTGCGTGTTGTCGATACACGAAGGTCTCGTTCGTGGTCGGTATGCGCATCGTGACGCTTGCTGTGACGTTCGTGTTCGGTGAAGCGGTTCCATTCACTGTCGCACCGGGAACGCGCTCGAACGTCTTCACCCACGGTTGGCCGTTGACGTAGGACGGTCCACGCTCTTGACTCCCATGGACGAGTCGGTAGTGTTTCAGTGCTGGAATCCGCTCGGAAGGCATGTTTCCAACGAGACCAACCCGTGAAGATCCGTCTTGCTTGACGAACTCACGGGCGGCGCTCATGTTGTCGAACTGTTTGACAGGGGGTCCCTGATCCTCTCCCGGAACGACGCGGATCGAGATCGTCTCTCCGTTGGCCGATCTGACCTGTCGTGTTTCCCAATCGAGCACTGTCGGTTTCGGCTCTACCGCACTTCCATTGAACGAGTACAGGCGGATCCGCATGCTCTCGTAGTGGCGCTGGGTCGGGACGTAGGTGATCCGCTGATAGCTACCCTCTTCTGTGGACTGATACAGTGGGAATACAAGGTCGCTCTTCGAGATGGTGTCGTTCGACTCGAACTGGGTCGGAGCCCCATATTTCGAATAAATACTGACGATCTGCCAATCGACCATCACGTACCGCGTCGATTCGTTGCCGTCGATGAGGTCAGTCGCATCGCTCTCATTGGACGAAAGCAGGAAGTCAGCCGATTTCTGGGCACCTTGTTGGAACGGGTTCGCCGTTGGGATCCGCTCACCGAGCACCGTGATCCAATGACCGTAATCCCACCACGATAGGACGCCGTATGCCCCAGGTTTGTAATCGTAATCTTCTGTTGGTTCGTACGTTCCGTAGTAGTCCATCGGCTCAGCGTCGGGATGGCCGTACTGACCCTCTTCGGGCGTGTTGTTCGAGAGCCATTCGAGGCTCGAATCCCACTCAATCCCGTTGGGCCCGGTGGACGCTGCTTCGGTCGTCAGCAGTCCGAATCCTTGTGAACCGCCCGAACCCGAACCTGAACTCGCCCCCGAACTGCCCGCGCTTCCGAGCATGATGAACGGTCCAGTAATGAGGAAACAAACGATGACGAGAGTTACGACTTGATGGATTTCGAGGTCATCGAGCCGGTCTATCGTGGAGATGCCGAGGAAGTCGACGATGGTTCCGACGAGATAGCCGTTAAGAACGGCGACAGGAAGTGCGAGATAGTAGTTGAAGCGGACTTGGGTGAACACAGCCATCGTCATGAAGACACCCCAAACGACGATGAGGAGTTCTTCCGGCCGTGATTCATCGTCGATGGCGATTCGTGTGATAGCGATAAGTGCGCCGATAGCAGCCGAGTAGAAGGCAATCCCGTACGTGTAGTTCATTACCTCGATCCAGTAGTTCTGAGTGCCTTTCTCCAGACCGAGTGGCTGGGCCTCAATGACAGTCCGTTGTGCGGCTGTCGTGGAGAGTCCAATAAACCGCAGGGACTGAGACACCATGTACGAGTAGAGATCCGGAAGCGCGACGGCGACAGTACCGACCGTGAGAACGATGCCTCCTAGGATGAGGACGGGATATAGCCAGCGATTGATATTTCGGGAATCGAACACCCGAGCGAAGGCTGCCATCACAACGAGGCCGAGTGCGACAGTGAACAGAAGTGCCGGCTGAAGAAGCGAAGGATCGGTTGCGGTGAATGTAAACGTAGAGATCCGAACTGCAGTGAGCACACCTGCAACAGCGAACGCAACGATGCCAACGATAGCTGTGTGTTCCGGGCTTTCCCCACGGACGTATTCGAGTGACAACTGCAAGACGAAGAAGATACTGAGTACAGCAGCGATTACGATGCCCGGTGGCCATACCCAGATGTAGAGCGCAATAGCGAGTCCCGCGAGAGCCGCCACGCCGAACGGTCGCGACAGCGGCTCGGTCTCGCGCGCTGCGACCAATTCGTACACGGGCTTTTCCTCGCTTGCAACGCGGAGCGCAACCATAATGGCAAGGAAGGCAAGCGCCTGAAACAGCGCTTCTGCAGCGTGATGGTCGGAAAAGCCGACAAGACTCCGCTGGAGGAATCCTCCTGCGGTGAGTGAAAGGACGAGAACGGCAGTGACTCCACCCAGACGCCCACTGATTCGACGTCCAATGAAGTAGACCGGAATCGCGGTGACCGCTCCAATAACCGCAGGAGCAAACAGCAGCGTCAACGCGATCGTCTGTTGGCTTGGACTCCCAAGTCCGATGATGAGTGCGACGGTCGCAACGATCTGGTCGTAGAAGGTTCCGAACTGACCCGAAGCCGTCCCCGCTGGGAAGTTCGTCCACGGATCGAACGGCATCGTCGTCGGCCAGTTGTGAACGGTGTAGGTTGTCTGTCGGAGGTGATACCACGCGTCGTTTCCTGAAAAGTAGACACGATCGTTAGTAACGAATTTTTCCCACATCCGTGCTCGATTCCAAAACATGAACGCAATCAGAAGCACGAGCACCGGGACGTGATACAACGCCACCGCACGCTCGTAGAGAACGTCCCGGTCCAACGTTAGCCATCTCTCTGTCCGCTGGCTCATTGGCAGATAGGAACGCAAAAACGCGGATAAAGCTTTGGAAAGATGCCTCTAGACGATGCGTTTCCTGAACGACTCGATTATAGACCAGTTAAAACTGAACGAGTCGAAAAATGTCTAACCCACGGTCACGAGGCGGACGTATGCTCATTTCGGTCGTCGTCTGCACCCATACAGAAGACCGCTATCCCTATCTCCGCGAAGCCGTCGACAGCGTCCTCGAACAGACCTACGAGAACCACGAGATCATCATCGTCAGCGACGGCAGTTCGACAGTCGAACGTCGCGCTCGGTCGGACTACGGTGAGCATCCTGATGTTACCGTCCACCTCCAAGAGACGAACCAAGGACTGCTTACTGCACGCAACACAGGGGCGTCGTTCGCCAACGGAACCGTCGTGGCATTCATCGATGACGACGCTGTCGCCCACGAGAACTGGCTCGCTGAACTCGCAAAACCGTACGAAGAAGACAAAGCTGAAGCTGAAGATGATGTGAGTCAAGAACACCCGGTTGAGCGTGAGCGCGATTACGATAGCGATCCTAATCACGATCACGACGGTGAGCAGCCGCTTGCCGTTGGCGGGAAGATGACGCCGCTCTGGGTTGCGGGAAAGCCTGAGTACGTGCCAGAAGAGTTCTACTGGCTCATCGGTGTGACTCACCGGGGATTCGCGGACGGAGCGGGGGAAGTTCGAAACACGTTTGGATCAAATTTTTCTGTTCTGCGAACAGTGTTCGATGAGCTCGGTGGTTTTGACACCGAAATCGGGGGAAGAAAAGGTGATAAGCATCTGCAGGGTGGCGAGACAGAACTCTGTGCGCGTCTTCGGAGTCGGTACGACGTCGGCGTGCAGTACAATCCCAAAGCACGGGTCGCCCACAAGGTGTTCGCGTACCGTACTGAACCGACGTGGCTCATCAAGCGGGCGTTCTGGCAGGGCTACTCGAAGCGCGGGATGGAAGTGTTGCTCCCGGAGTCGACGACGCCAGCGACCGCCGAGGAGACTGAATTTCTGGGTCAGTTGCTCGGTGAATTCGTCCCAGAACGGCTCGTAGCATTGGTTCGTTCCCCATCGACAGCGGCGCTCTCACAGCTCGTGCTGTTGTTCGTTCTCACTGCAGCAGTCGGTGGAGGATATCTCTACGGAGCATTCGCGTGGCGTTCATCGGGATCAACGCTCTCGTAGGACCACACCAGCTCGAAGTATCGGTGAAGCCCTGCAACGAACGAGCCGTTCTCGGTAATTGCGGCTTGGCGCATGTGGTTCGGTACGTCGTCTTCTTGGACGAGGAGGATCGCTGTTCCGGTGTCATACTCCATGCTCGGATCGGCGATCGTCCCGCGCCACGGGAGTGCTTTTTCGCTGTACCGAAGACCAACCGAGGGATACGTTTCGGTGACGTGTGACACAATATCAGCCTGTCGTTCGCGCGCCGCTGGTGTGAGAAGTTGCGGGGATAGCAGGAGAACCCTGACGTCGATTCCTCGCTCAACAGCGTCTTCGAAGGCAGGCTCGATACGATCGAGATACTCGAACGCCTTGCTCAGCACTCGCACGCTCTTGCTTGCAGTGTGGTAGATGCGTTGTGTCCCGTTTTCACTCGGTTCGCCGACATCGACGACGTGAAACAGCTCCTCGGCAGGGCGGTTCTCTTCGTTTGCGTGTTCGAAGCGCGGCCCAAACTCCGACAGGAACGCATCGCTTGCGTCCTCGATCTTGCGCTGGAACTTCTCGAACTCCTGTCGACGATTTTCGGTCGCCAGCTCAAGCACTTCGGCGGGCGGTCTCGCCACGTACTCTTTCGGACGGCCGGGAATGACCTTCACGTATCCCTCAGCAGCGAGTGAATCGAGAACGCCGTAGATACGAGCTTTCGGAATCCCTGTCGCCTCAGCGAGATTCGGAGCCGTCGTCCTTCCGAGACCAAATAACTCGGTCATCGCATCCGTTTCATATTTCGTTAATCCGAGACGATCGAACACGTCCGTGGCGGACATACTCGGTCTACCAGCAGAGCGAGGATAAAGCTGTCAATCGTTCGCCTGCGAGGAGATACAAGAACAGAAGAGAGAACGAAATGAAACGAAATAAACGCTAATTGAAATTCGAGCAATCAAACACTGCTGATAAGAACCGGGATATGGATGGTGTCTCAGACCGGTTCGAATCGGTATCCGTCCCACTCTTGACTTTCGGGTTCGCGGATGCCAGCACCGGGTTCGCGTAGTTCCTCGACGTAAACAGGACGGACCTCATCGCCGATCTCGACAGCGTCGGTTGTGAGCTGACCGAGCACGCGTACCGATTCGTCATCAACTGTGAACTCGACGATTGCGAGTGGATTCGGTGCTCGCACGCCAGGTGGCGTTGCGGTGCTCTTCGTCCACGTCACCACAGTCGCCGTGTGTTCGCTTAGATCGACGGTTCCGACCGGTTCACTCCCGTTCGGTCCAATCTGGTGGCCAGGATAGCTGATACTACCGTCCGCATACCGGGTCGCGTTCATCTCCTTCGAACTCATTGGTGTGCCTCCATGATGGTCGTGATGACACAGTTACCGAATCCACCGACGTTACAAGCGAGTCCGACATCGGCGTCGACCTGTCGCTTGCCAGCATCGCCGATGAGCTGTTTGTACACCTCGTATCCCTGTGCGACGCCGCTCGCGCCGAGTGGATGTCCCTTCGATTTGAGTCCGCCAGAGGTGTTGACCGGGAGCGACCCGTCCATCTCGGTGACTCCTTCTTCGATGCCTTCCCACGCCTGTCCTGGTTCGAAAAAGCCGAGTCCCTCACACTGGAGGAATTCGAGGATCGTGAACATATCGTGGAGTTCGGCGACATCGATGTCTTCTGGGTAGTAGCCGCTCATTTCGTACGCCTGCTGTCCACTTTCGACGACACCCCGCATCGTTGTCGGGTCAGCACGCTCGTGGACAACGTGGGTGTCCGTCGCTCCACCAATTCCTGCGATGGAAGCGTACGTGTCCGTCCATTCTGCAGCCGCATCGAGCGGGCAGAATAGGAGGGCAGCACTCCCGTCAGTTATCGGGCAGAAATCGTACAATCGGAGCGGATCGGCGACGATCGGTGATTCGAGGACGGTCTCGACCGAAACCTCCTTTTGGAACTGTGCGTGGGGGTTATTGACGCCGTTCGCGTGATTTTTCACCGCAACCTTCGCGAGACTTTCGCGCGGAGCGTCGTACGTATCGAGGTAGAGACGGGCAGTGAGACCCGCAAAGCTCGGTAGCGTGACGCCGTGTTTGTACTCGACAGGATGCGTGATCGAGGAAATAACGTCCGTCGTCTCGGATGTCGAACGGTGCGTCATCTTCTCTCCGCCGACGAGCAATGTCATATCACTCGTGCCAGAGGCAATCGACTGCCAGGCGGCGTAGATACCTGCTCCACCCGACGAAGAAGTCTGATCGACGCGCTGTGTGTACGCGGGCATCATTCCAAGATCGTGGACAAGGGAGTTTGGAACGCCTGTCATGCCCTCGAACTCACCGCTCGCCATGTTCGATACGTACAGGTGGTCGACCTCGCCCGGCGAAACGCCAGCATCAGTCAAACACTCTTTACCGGCTTGTGCGAGTAGTTCCCGAATCCATTCCTCTCGCTTCCCGAACTTCGTCATCGACGCGCCGATAATAGCAACATCCCTCATCTCAACGCCACCCCGTTCGTCCGGACATCTTCCACTCGTCACCGCGCTCGACTGTGCGCGGAAGCTCGTTCCGAGAGTGACAGCCATACCGTCCAGCGAGCGTCCAGCTGTCCGCAGTATCATCCGTCGCTAGGTCTGTGCCTGCAATCGAGCGATCACGAAGATACGCGCCGAGACACGCTACGAGCGCCGCTGCCTCGCCGTCAGTCGCGGTAGCTGGGACGACAATCCGCGCTTGCACGTCTTCGTCCGTTTCGCCGCTAGCATCAGAGTGGAGGTAGGAGCCGAAAGCGGAACGAGAGACAGAAACCGAATCGGTTCCATCTCCGTTGTCAAGCAGTTCTACCATTGGTTCTCCTGTTTTCGTAAGCATTTCAGTTGTGTTTGTTGCCATCAGAGTGGAATATTTCCGTGGTCTTTTGGTGGATTATCCACGCGCTTGCATTCGAGCAGATCAAGGTCATCGATGAGTCGCGCGCGAGTTTTCTTCGGTTCGATAACGTCGTCGATGTATCCGCGTTCGGCGGGTTTATAAGGATTTGCGAATTCCTCGCGGTAATCGTCCATTAGTTCTTCCCGTTTTGCGTCGGTATCATCAGCCGCCGTGAGTTCACGCCGATAGAGAATATTGACCGCTCCACGCGGTCCGAGTACAGCCATTTCGGCCATCGGCCACGCGTAGTTTCTGTCTGCTCCGAGGTATTTCGATCCCATCACGATATACGCCCCGCCATAGGCTTTCCGCGTGATGACTGTTAGCAGGGGTACGCTCGCTTCGGCGTAGGCATAGATGAGCTTCGCGCCGTGGCGAATGATACCGTTATGTTCCTGATCAGTACCGGGAAGGAAGCCGGGAGTGTCCACGATCGTAATGACCGGGATATTGTACGCATCGCAGAACCGAACGAACCGCGCGGTCTTCTCGCTGGCGTCGATATCGATGGTACCAGCCATCGCGCGCGGCTGGTTCGCAACGAGACCAACGGAGCGACCATCCATTCGGGCGAAGCCAACGACCATACTCCGAGCGTAGTCCCCGTGGATCTCAAAGAACGACTGATCGTCGACGATTTCTGCGATGACATCGACCGTGTCGTAGGGTTTTTTCGCATCGTTGGGAACGATCTCGTTGAGACGGTCACACGAACGGGTAGGATCATCCCACGGCTCGAGGACCGGTGGATCCTCCATATTGTTCTGGGGAAGATAGGAGAGGAGCTGACGGATGGAATCAAGTGCCTCGGTCTCACTCTCACACGCCATATGAGCCACTCCACTCGTGTCCGCGTGCGTGTCCGCCCCACCGAGTTCCGCCATCGAGATCTGCTCACCGGTTACCGTCTCGATCACGTCAGGACCGGTGATCATCATATGGCTCGTATCACGTACCATGAACGTAAAGTCAGTGAGAGCAGGCGAGTAGGTTGCCCCGCCCGCACACGGCCCCATAATGGCAGATATTTGCGGAACAACGCCGCTTGCATCGGTGTTGCGCTTGAAGATGCGAGCGAATCCAACCAACGAATCGACGCCCTCCTGAATGCGCGCTCCACCCGAGTCGTTGAGACCGATAATCGGAACACCAGCATCGACCGCTTGGTCCATCACCTTACAAACCTTGTCCGCGACGACTTCTCCAACCGAGCCACCAAGCACAGTAAAATCGTGGGCAAAGACGAACGTCTTACGACCGTTGACATCTCCGTAGCCGGTTACGACCGCATCACCTGAATAGGTCTTCTCATCCATCCCAAAGTTCGTACACCGGTGTTCGGTGAATGGGTCGATCTCACGGAACGTATCATCGTCGAGGAAATACTCGATTCGTTCGTGAGCGGTCATTTTCCCTTTCGAGTGTTGGGATTCGATCCGTTCTTTTCCCCCGCCCATGCGCGATATTTTACGACGGTTGCGGAGCTCTTCGATTGGCGTCAGTTCGTCTTTACTCTCCTCTAACAGTTGGCGCGACAGTTCCTTACTCATCGTTACCGCTCCATACCACCGGTTACTGAGAGAATCTGGCCGGTAATGTAGCTGGATCTGGGACCAGCAAGGAAACGGGCAACGCCCGTTATATCTTCGATGTCAGCGAATCGATCGAGCGGGATTCGCTCTAAGATACTCTCCTGAACGTGCTCG
The nucleotide sequence above comes from Halocatena marina. Encoded proteins:
- a CDS encoding DUF368 domain-containing protein; translation: MSGTGPREWFVIYLKGVCMGAADTVPGVSGGTIALIAGIYERLIDAIAGIDPRVLEHVPYLHTSDGRASLYDDLVEMDVPFLIALGMGIVTAVVVMSGIMHEAIKGHPVLTSSFFFGLIAAAAVVLYRYVSIDSVPRAAAALVGFALAFLLTGFTSGSSGTHSPLLLFGSGAIAICAMVLPGISGAFILYMFGQYEYMSALPGQFISQLLAVVTGGDSSALVATAIPIVAFVIGAFLGLFTITHIIRYALSNYRQATLTFLVSLMLGSLRAPVITINSEVSELTPGVIGIIVAAGVIGVTLVFFLDRFTEDIEFGADQQPSRTESPMND
- the cutA gene encoding divalent-cation tolerance protein CutA, with the translated sequence MPTAYITAPPDSATDLARMLVDKRLAACVNRIDCQSIYRWEGEIANEEEVILLAKTTDERYDDLVEQVTKAHPHDVPCIERFDDVPIESFAAWRDASVA
- a CDS encoding oligosaccharyl transferase, archaeosortase A system-associated is translated as MSQRTERWLTLDRDVLYERAVALYHVPVLVLLIAFMFWNRARMWEKFVTNDRVYFSGNDAWYHLRQTTYTVHNWPTTMPFDPWTNFPAGTASGQFGTFYDQIVATVALIIGLGSPSQQTIALTLLFAPAVIGAVTAIPVYFIGRRISGRLGGVTAVLVLSLTAGGFLQRSLVGFSDHHAAEALFQALAFLAIMVALRVASEEKPVYELVAARETEPLSRPFGVAALAGLAIALYIWVWPPGIVIAAVLSIFFVLQLSLEYVRGESPEHTAIVGIVAFAVAGVLTAVRISTFTFTATDPSLLQPALLFTVALGLVVMAAFARVFDSRNINRWLYPVLILGGIVLTVGTVAVALPDLYSYMVSQSLRFIGLSTTAAQRTVIEAQPLGLEKGTQNYWIEVMNYTYGIAFYSAAIGALIAITRIAIDDESRPEELLIVVWGVFMTMAVFTQVRFNYYLALPVAVLNGYLVGTIVDFLGISTIDRLDDLEIHQVVTLVIVCFLITGPFIMLGSAGSSGASSGSGSGGSQGFGLLTTEAASTGPNGIEWDSSLEWLSNNTPEEGQYGHPDAEPMDYYGTYEPTEDYDYKPGAYGVLSWWDYGHWITVLGERIPTANPFQQGAQKSADFLLSSNESDATDLIDGNESTRYVMVDWQIVSIYSKYGAPTQFESNDTISKSDLVFPLYQSTEEGSYQRITYVPTQRHYESMRIRLYSFNGSAVEPKPTVLDWETRQVRSANGETISIRVVPGEDQGPPVKQFDNMSAAREFVKQDGSSRVGLVGNMPSERIPALKHYRLVHGSQERGPSYVNGQPWVKTFERVPGATVNGTASPNTNVTASVTMRIPTTNETFVYRQHAQTDAQGQFAMTLPYSTTGYDKWSPENGHTNVSVRATGPYTFTTNDNATGTANNTTANNTTENGTTTEAEVTEAQVIGEDNSTVRVTVGSNDSDTNNDTNDGTTNETSEAKLEGKLGESAMNTDSIGNTALVQTQLANNALEQRATVV
- a CDS encoding metal-dependent transcriptional regulator; protein product: MLSDVMEDYLKTIYVLQQESGERVATSAIAERMDVTSPTVTSMIDTLEERGLLEREKYKGVELTPEGETVAIEVLRHHRLIEAYLASELDYDWTDVHDEADRLEHYISERFEERIAELLGDPRVDPHGDPIPASDLSPPQDDPGHRLIECEVGDHVIVKRVRHRTDEELRYLSESGVTPGGELEVIEIAPFGMITVEGGQGRQSLPEEVARLIRVAPIAELAQ
- a CDS encoding HEWD family protein, whose product is MATIVPPRERVCERCGRGDIWDEESENWVVADDPGDPFCLHDWDINGTYNPVDE
- a CDS encoding ribonuclease H-like domain-containing protein encodes the protein MRIENSFIPVEGVGETTEQKLWRNGITHWNEFERGIVGETTSERIASFIDTARTRLDAGDSRFFDDIFPSSHQWRLYENFHDDACFFDIETTGLSQTNNKVTTVSIHQSGETRTFVNDAAPGVGEPLTSDVIQETISTAPLLVTFNGKRFDVPFLETAFDISIDAPHIDLMYPCRQLGLSGGLKQIEQDIGIGRDQPDITGRDAVRLWRQYESGDEDALSTLVSYNRDDTVNLRTLMEHVSNTLHEDVFASVCQS